One Oceanispirochaeta sp. M1 genomic window carries:
- a CDS encoding bifunctional 2-polyprenyl-6-hydroxyphenol methylase/3-demethylubiquinol 3-O-methyltransferase UbiG, giving the protein MSEDSWFSDEWFWKNYGPIMFDEERMASSAYEAKRIREICGLKEGASVFDCCCGMGRHSVEMAEAGCKVTAVDLSPGYIEMARDAAKKHSVNVDFINQDIRSIDYQECFDAVINMFSSFGYFDDPHEDLELLKKLHRSLKQGGTLFMEMSGKEVIARDFEERTWFEREGLKILLEYSVDLNWTELCNHWLFFKDDKMTEYSFSHRIFSAAEMADLLWKAGFSTIEIYGDFEQSPYDHKAKNLILVGRKD; this is encoded by the coding sequence ATGTCTGAAGATTCCTGGTTTTCTGATGAGTGGTTCTGGAAGAACTATGGCCCTATTATGTTTGATGAGGAGCGTATGGCATCTTCGGCTTATGAGGCAAAAAGGATCAGGGAGATCTGCGGACTGAAAGAAGGTGCATCTGTTTTTGACTGCTGCTGTGGAATGGGACGGCATAGTGTTGAGATGGCTGAAGCAGGTTGTAAGGTTACAGCTGTAGATCTGTCACCAGGTTATATTGAGATGGCAAGAGACGCTGCAAAAAAGCACTCAGTGAATGTTGATTTTATAAATCAGGATATACGGAGTATAGATTATCAGGAGTGCTTTGACGCTGTGATAAATATGTTCAGCTCATTTGGATATTTTGATGATCCCCATGAAGATCTTGAACTGTTAAAGAAGCTGCATAGGTCCCTGAAACAGGGAGGCACCCTTTTCATGGAGATGTCGGGCAAGGAGGTTATTGCCCGGGATTTTGAAGAGCGTACCTGGTTTGAACGAGAGGGCCTAAAAATTCTTCTGGAATATTCAGTTGATCTGAACTGGACAGAACTATGCAATCACTGGCTCTTCTTCAAGGATGATAAGATGACTGAATACAGTTTTTCACATAGGATCTTTTCTGCAGCAGAGATGGCGGACCTTTTATGGAAAGCCGGATTCAGCACCATTGAAATTTACGGTGATTTTGAACAGTCACCCTATGATCATAAGGCAAAGAACCTGATTCTTGTGGGACGTAAGGATTGA
- a CDS encoding helix-turn-helix transcriptional regulator: MIKENFSVKRTLSIFSSITGLGIVMMNTILFLFFRGLCLNEIDFNPSVLYLFIFLIVLFTGMGFLILAVLFVYKKEIRILKDNIQDKTEQIRSLEQKISMKKQVIDLDNFSITSMETNVVRELCLQPNLTNKEIGNNLDLKTGTVKQYMSKIFKKLAINSREELVDRCKFNFRN; the protein is encoded by the coding sequence ATGATCAAAGAAAATTTCAGTGTTAAAAGAACTTTATCAATTTTTTCCTCTATTACAGGACTGGGAATAGTCATGATGAATACGATTCTCTTTCTTTTTTTTAGAGGACTGTGTTTAAATGAAATAGATTTTAACCCGTCAGTTTTATATCTATTTATATTTTTGATCGTTTTATTTACCGGAATGGGATTTCTTATCCTGGCAGTCCTGTTTGTATATAAAAAAGAGATCAGGATTCTCAAGGATAATATTCAAGACAAAACTGAGCAGATCAGGTCTTTGGAACAGAAGATAAGTATGAAGAAGCAGGTTATTGATTTGGATAATTTCTCCATTACTTCAATGGAGACAAATGTAGTTAGAGAACTTTGTCTTCAGCCTAACCTTACAAATAAAGAGATTGGCAACAATCTTGATCTCAAAACAGGTACTGTAAAACAGTATATGAGTAAAATCTTCAAAAAACTCGCTATCAATTCCAGAGAGGAACTGGTAGACCGCTGTAAATTTAACTTCAGGAACTAA
- a CDS encoding HdeD family acid-resistance protein translates to MEGTVENANGSTILKNSWFYTFIQGCISAVIGLILMIFPTIGVVFVSLVFSFYLIWLGISQIVLSFKFSSIQKNWWIILIRGLIMLISGLVILSFPISFGNISVGIPLILLGLFLIFYGVVDLLSNKLPGSGIHHVISSIIMILTGVLLCLASAAAAEIIFRILGFTVFAGGILQGIQAFYSRKWVQSNMDKPASEPETSKTDSDRE, encoded by the coding sequence ATGGAAGGTACTGTAGAAAATGCTAACGGCAGCACAATATTAAAAAACAGCTGGTTTTACACCTTTATTCAGGGATGTATAAGTGCTGTTATCGGATTAATTCTGATGATATTCCCCACAATCGGAGTTGTATTTGTATCACTGGTATTCAGTTTCTATTTGATATGGCTGGGTATCAGTCAGATTGTATTGTCGTTCAAGTTCTCTTCTATACAGAAAAACTGGTGGATTATACTAATCAGAGGATTAATCATGCTCATAAGCGGTCTGGTGATTCTCTCCTTTCCTATCAGTTTTGGTAATATATCTGTAGGGATACCCCTGATTCTTCTGGGGCTGTTTCTTATCTTCTACGGAGTGGTTGATCTTCTGTCCAATAAACTTCCCGGCAGCGGTATTCATCATGTAATATCCAGTATCATCATGATTCTGACAGGGGTTCTCCTCTGTCTGGCTTCAGCTGCAGCGGCGGAGATTATTTTCCGTATTTTAGGATTCACTGTATTTGCCGGCGGCATTCTGCAGGGAATACAGGCTTTCTACAGTCGGAAATGGGTTCAGAGTAATATGGACAAACCTGCGTCTGAACCTGAAACTTCTAAAACAGATTCAGACAGGGAGTAA
- a CDS encoding FAD:protein FMN transferase: protein MKKYSALGASIFLLFTSCKGSSMEPVSSSEIFLGTSCFITIHAMDNPSLVDMAMEKSFARIEDMEQRLSVNIPESEISKINREGEGQLSSDSLSVLEKALEIADESDGRFDPSIGSLVALWDIGGVHQRVPPGSEIEKTIETVDYSAIQIDGRNITLGQDGMRLDLGGIAKGHAADLVKRELEAAGVTSAIINLGGNVQLIGSKPDGSQWRIGIQNPRDSRGQYIGILSTADTAVVTSGIYERFFEENGIHYHHILDTVTGYPVDNGIESLTVIAHESMTADGFSTALFSMGRIAALEYAAAHDNIDIIIVDDKDHVYLSEGIKDKFKMTSTEFKLISE, encoded by the coding sequence ATGAAGAAATACAGCGCCCTTGGGGCTTCAATATTTTTACTTTTCACTTCCTGTAAGGGAAGTAGTATGGAACCGGTCTCCTCATCTGAAATATTTTTAGGAACCTCCTGTTTTATCACCATACACGCCATGGATAATCCATCCCTCGTTGATATGGCAATGGAGAAATCCTTTGCCCGTATAGAAGATATGGAACAGCGCTTAAGTGTAAATATCCCTGAAAGTGAAATCTCTAAAATCAACAGAGAAGGTGAGGGGCAACTCAGCAGTGATTCACTCTCTGTTCTTGAAAAAGCTCTTGAAATAGCAGATGAATCGGATGGTCGTTTCGATCCATCTATCGGCTCCCTTGTCGCTCTCTGGGATATTGGAGGTGTTCATCAGAGAGTGCCCCCAGGCTCAGAAATAGAAAAAACCATCGAGACCGTGGATTACAGCGCCATACAGATAGACGGCAGAAATATCACTCTGGGGCAGGACGGAATGCGGCTGGATCTTGGTGGTATAGCCAAGGGGCATGCGGCGGATCTTGTAAAAAGGGAACTTGAAGCAGCCGGTGTTACATCGGCTATCATCAACCTGGGGGGGAATGTTCAGCTTATTGGATCCAAACCTGACGGATCTCAGTGGAGAATCGGTATACAGAATCCCCGGGACAGCAGAGGTCAGTATATTGGAATTCTCTCCACTGCAGACACTGCCGTTGTCACATCGGGTATCTACGAACGCTTCTTTGAAGAAAACGGTATTCACTACCATCATATTCTGGACACGGTAACCGGATACCCCGTAGACAACGGAATAGAAAGCCTTACAGTGATTGCCCATGAGAGTATGACTGCTGACGGATTTTCAACAGCCCTGTTTTCAATGGGCCGTATAGCTGCATTGGAATATGCTGCAGCTCATGACAATATTGATATCATCATTGTTGATGATAAAGATCATGTTTATCTCTCAGAAGGAATAAAAGATAAGTTCAAGATGACCAGTACTGAGTTCAAACTGATCTCTGAATAA
- a CDS encoding SpoIIE family protein phosphatase — MKIRNKLYLINAAVFLLFSLIFTFFIYSSFKLLDLKDLQRDAASVRNSILRVEYANRAVLNSNEAPVHNLKWSGEDSAQKLREFSENIDLAYLDDETVESIREIQKNFLSLDFDQYMEDLSAAIFEIRPKIYGTSLNKQIVDITSSSDINGELYFPILDITVMIKNYILWHRPLADAYVTITNDIIQEVQDQIRRIMLQTALTMAAGIILSILVIFLIYRNMISKLQHVRTGIQKISSGDLLTRINVNSKDELATIGTNFNLLTETIWQKLNNIGSIIHDMGQSLEEEETSLSLEQTILDLAIENTHADSGAFYSPDHINRKVRCLLKSSRFALPFEDQSLADELPFGQTIIGMSVLSGESLFLKNLDGQNLIPRKNMFEKGYISSCLILPLIIDKEVRGLLCLEKNSEKDFFSDMDYENIQSFIEFSAITLNNLAQYNRLIENSGLNREMEIASDIQKSLLPPRLPRVSNFDLSVKTFTLKGISGDIYDFFPLGKNRWLFCLAEVEEKGIASSMLLVILRTLVRILVKVDQEPAEMLNNILDNFYETTGIETALKINLCLMEPDIKTFHYCGTQGQKMLLFDKKSNQVKMINAQQKGNNRFISVKGLLRKDVFLLLMTDGFYAVRNEHDEIYGWEPAQNILQKYSDKGLSWLQDAVNKDLSYFERNLEQRDDRTIFVARYKGAKG, encoded by the coding sequence ATGAAAATCCGAAATAAACTCTATCTGATTAATGCAGCCGTGTTTCTTCTGTTCAGTCTTATATTCACCTTTTTTATCTATTCCTCCTTTAAGCTCCTGGACTTAAAAGACCTTCAGAGAGATGCCGCTTCAGTAAGAAACAGCATCCTCAGGGTTGAATATGCCAATAGAGCTGTTCTCAATTCAAATGAAGCCCCCGTACATAACCTGAAATGGTCCGGAGAGGATTCTGCACAGAAACTTAGGGAGTTTTCAGAAAATATTGATCTCGCCTACCTTGATGATGAGACTGTAGAGAGTATCCGGGAAATTCAAAAAAACTTTCTCAGTCTGGATTTTGATCAGTATATGGAGGATCTCAGCGCAGCGATTTTTGAAATCAGACCAAAGATTTATGGTACCAGTCTTAATAAACAAATTGTTGATATAACTTCTTCTTCAGACATTAATGGGGAATTGTATTTTCCTATACTTGATATAACAGTGATGATAAAAAACTACATCCTCTGGCACCGGCCTCTGGCAGATGCCTATGTAACAATAACAAATGACATTATTCAGGAAGTTCAGGATCAGATCCGCCGTATTATGCTTCAGACTGCTCTTACCATGGCTGCTGGTATTATCTTGTCTATTCTGGTCATTTTCCTGATTTACAGAAATATGATCAGTAAGCTTCAGCATGTAAGGACTGGTATACAGAAAATATCTTCAGGAGACCTTCTGACCAGAATCAATGTGAACTCAAAAGATGAGCTTGCAACCATTGGTACCAATTTTAACCTTCTGACTGAAACTATCTGGCAGAAATTGAACAATATCGGAAGTATTATCCATGATATGGGACAGTCCCTTGAAGAAGAAGAGACCAGTCTTTCTCTGGAACAGACCATCCTTGATCTGGCTATAGAGAATACTCATGCCGACTCCGGCGCCTTTTACAGTCCTGATCACATTAATCGTAAAGTCAGATGTCTTTTAAAGAGCAGCAGATTTGCACTCCCTTTTGAGGATCAATCACTTGCAGATGAACTCCCCTTCGGCCAGACAATTATCGGTATGAGTGTACTGTCAGGAGAATCTCTGTTTTTGAAAAATCTTGATGGACAGAATCTGATTCCCCGGAAGAACATGTTTGAGAAGGGATATATTTCATCCTGTCTTATTCTGCCTCTTATAATAGATAAGGAAGTGAGGGGTCTGCTTTGTCTTGAAAAAAACAGTGAAAAGGATTTCTTTTCGGATATGGACTATGAGAATATTCAATCCTTTATTGAGTTCAGTGCTATTACACTGAATAATCTGGCTCAGTATAACCGACTGATTGAGAATTCCGGTCTAAATAGGGAAATGGAAATTGCCTCTGATATTCAGAAGAGTCTTCTGCCTCCCAGGCTGCCCAGGGTCAGCAATTTTGATCTCTCTGTAAAAACCTTTACACTCAAGGGAATCAGCGGTGATATCTATGATTTCTTCCCTCTTGGAAAAAACAGATGGCTTTTCTGTCTGGCTGAGGTTGAGGAGAAAGGGATTGCCTCTTCCATGCTTCTGGTTATTTTAAGAACCCTCGTCCGTATTCTGGTAAAGGTGGATCAGGAGCCTGCAGAAATGTTGAACAATATACTTGATAACTTTTATGAGACTACGGGTATCGAGACTGCATTGAAAATCAATCTCTGCCTGATGGAACCTGATATAAAAACCTTTCATTACTGCGGTACTCAGGGACAGAAAATGCTTCTATTTGATAAGAAATCCAATCAGGTAAAGATGATCAATGCGCAGCAGAAAGGGAATAATCGATTTATCTCAGTAAAAGGTTTGCTCCGAAAAGATGTATTTCTTTTACTGATGACTGACGGTTTTTATGCCGTTCGTAATGAACATGATGAAATATACGGGTGGGAACCTGCTCAAAATATTCTTCAGAAATATTCCGACAAGGGTCTGAGCTGGCTGCAGGATGCGGTGAATAAGGATCTCTCCTATTTTGAAAGAAATCTGGAGCAGAGGGATGACAGAACAATCTTTGTTGCAAGATACAAAGGAGCTAAAGGATGA
- a CDS encoding GAF domain-containing SpoIIE family protein phosphatase: protein MKIQTRITLTSLILILGLLLSSAFLFLRFSTVYQLKNFQQDCVDLNISMSRFTDRNLSFFTEVNDPHVLSDYWMTDLIEFHNDLNTVIGSDLISRLSPVYKTLVKTREQQWDVTYNDVINPFILELNRFNGSEMADDVEKGGFYTLLTLKKSLNDQSAVRQLEKIHEYQKTLDTFLSIYQYSVEGLIDKLDNEVSNFVNDSIILIFSIISAILLISLIISSRFSRVLVRRIEQTNEQVEMMKDGSLEFAEDKESIDEFDELVHDYHYFSRNLSERLNSLKILFQDIGNSIGDHTDIGAFQETIVELGMDSVNADSGILFLVDSEKNILNMVQRVGFCPPPFPLEREVTMVRKNVEEYFEAHPLDTDTPVFGHLMQSGEALFIKDNEVSGNLPYNSSPDEWLFISSFICLPLIVGKKLMGILTFYNTEEKKIFSDMDFTFIKAYSDYTAQSIDNVFKYQSLLENREIEKEIDIAASIQKRLLPAEMPDFSIGSARIHSRPARGISGDYFDAIRLDEDKIIYTVCDVAGKGVPASMLMIMIRTILHAICHKHKSADTLLKEINYHIAGRIGVDQYATMAVFILDEKKREMSYSNAAHHPLYLFRNREMEFRSFDTEGLPIGVDRDAVFGHKRIKLHDQDYLFLFTDGLPEARSRHGAELSVEQLLRFLSENLAKIPEDLIPAVQDYIAQFTRDAKQHDDQTFLALQIRC from the coding sequence ATGAAAATACAGACCCGAATCACCCTGACCAGTTTAATACTTATCCTAGGTCTTCTTTTATCTTCAGCCTTTCTGTTCCTCCGTTTTTCAACTGTCTATCAGCTAAAAAACTTTCAGCAGGACTGTGTAGATCTTAATATCTCCATGTCCCGTTTCACAGACAGGAATCTCAGTTTTTTTACAGAAGTAAATGACCCCCATGTTCTCAGTGACTACTGGATGACTGATCTTATTGAGTTTCATAATGACCTGAATACAGTTATCGGATCGGACCTGATTTCAAGGCTCAGTCCGGTATACAAAACACTTGTTAAAACAAGAGAACAGCAGTGGGATGTCACCTACAATGATGTAATTAATCCCTTCATTCTCGAACTGAACAGATTTAACGGTTCTGAAATGGCCGATGATGTTGAAAAAGGTGGTTTCTATACACTCCTCACTTTAAAAAAGTCTCTTAATGACCAGTCGGCAGTTAGACAGCTTGAGAAAATTCATGAATATCAGAAGACTCTTGATACCTTCCTGTCCATCTACCAGTATAGTGTTGAGGGATTAATTGATAAGCTCGATAATGAGGTCAGCAACTTTGTCAATGACAGTATTATTCTAATTTTTTCCATTATTTCAGCCATTCTACTGATCTCTCTTATCATTTCCTCAAGGTTTTCCAGGGTTCTGGTCCGGCGGATAGAACAGACCAATGAACAGGTAGAGATGATGAAGGACGGTTCTCTGGAGTTTGCAGAGGACAAGGAAAGTATAGATGAGTTTGATGAGCTGGTTCATGACTATCACTATTTCTCACGAAACCTCTCAGAACGTTTGAACTCACTCAAGATTTTGTTTCAGGATATAGGCAATTCTATCGGAGACCATACGGATATCGGAGCCTTTCAGGAGACTATTGTTGAACTGGGTATGGATTCTGTAAATGCCGACAGCGGTATACTCTTTCTGGTCGACAGCGAAAAGAATATTCTCAATATGGTTCAGCGGGTAGGATTCTGTCCCCCTCCATTTCCCCTGGAAAGGGAAGTGACCATGGTTCGAAAAAATGTTGAAGAGTATTTTGAGGCACACCCTCTGGATACAGATACTCCGGTATTCGGGCATCTCATGCAGAGTGGAGAGGCCCTTTTCATTAAAGATAATGAAGTAAGCGGCAACCTGCCCTACAATTCCAGCCCCGATGAGTGGCTTTTTATCTCATCGTTTATCTGTCTGCCCCTTATAGTCGGTAAAAAACTGATGGGGATTCTAACTTTTTATAATACAGAAGAGAAGAAAATCTTTTCAGATATGGACTTTACGTTTATCAAAGCCTATTCGGATTATACAGCCCAGTCCATTGATAATGTGTTCAAATATCAGAGTCTTCTGGAAAACAGAGAGATAGAAAAGGAGATTGATATTGCCGCTTCAATCCAGAAAAGGCTGCTCCCCGCAGAGATGCCTGATTTCTCAATCGGAAGTGCGAGAATCCACTCAAGGCCTGCCAGAGGAATCTCGGGAGACTACTTTGATGCCATACGTCTGGATGAGGATAAGATTATCTATACGGTGTGTGATGTTGCCGGTAAGGGTGTACCTGCCTCTATGCTGATGATCATGATCAGAACCATACTCCATGCTATCTGTCATAAACATAAATCTGCGGATACTCTGCTTAAGGAAATAAATTATCATATTGCGGGAAGAATCGGTGTAGATCAGTACGCCACCATGGCTGTATTTATTCTGGATGAGAAGAAAAGAGAGATGTCCTACTCCAATGCTGCCCACCACCCTCTCTATCTTTTTAGAAACAGGGAGATGGAGTTCAGAAGTTTTGATACCGAGGGACTGCCCATTGGAGTGGACAGAGATGCCGTATTCGGTCACAAAAGAATTAAGCTCCATGACCAGGATTATCTTTTTTTGTTTACAGATGGTCTTCCGGAAGCGAGAAGTCGCCATGGAGCAGAACTTTCTGTGGAGCAGCTTCTCCGCTTTCTGTCTGAAAACCTTGCAAAGATTCCTGAAGATCTGATTCCAGCTGTTCAGGACTATATTGCCCAATTTACCCGGGATGCCAAACAGCATGATGACCAGACCTTTCTGGCTCTGCAAATTCGCTGTTGA